In Pedobacter heparinus DSM 2366, the following are encoded in one genomic region:
- the meaB gene encoding methylmalonyl Co-A mutase-associated GTPase MeaB has product MNTLKSLITEIGRGSFNALARAITLVENDIAPAAELLRTINTDTKVPVIGITGPPGAGKSTLVNAVTAALVKQGKKVAILAIDPTSPFNFGSLLGDRIRMAQLFNHPGVYIRSLATRGALGGISAKTIEIVDVLKAGGFDLILVETVGVGQSEVEIAGLADKTIVVLVPESGDEIQQIKSGLMEIAQGFVVNKADREGADTYANNLKKLVHHQQNQIPVFKTVADKAQGIAELCEWLLQPALRDNERKSYLLTEKAFKIIQHYRMADVDRKQLHGKIREALKDPGFNIYRFTDNWV; this is encoded by the coding sequence ATGAATACCCTTAAGTCACTTATTACAGAAATTGGGCGTGGGAGCTTTAATGCTTTGGCGAGGGCGATTACGCTTGTAGAAAATGACATTGCTCCGGCCGCTGAATTATTGAGGACCATAAACACAGACACAAAGGTTCCGGTAATTGGGATAACCGGTCCTCCGGGTGCCGGAAAAAGTACCCTTGTTAATGCAGTAACTGCAGCGCTTGTTAAGCAGGGCAAAAAGGTAGCGATCCTGGCCATCGACCCGACATCGCCCTTTAATTTTGGGTCTTTACTGGGCGACAGGATCAGGATGGCCCAGCTGTTTAACCATCCTGGGGTTTATATCCGATCGCTGGCTACCCGTGGTGCATTGGGGGGGATTTCAGCAAAAACCATTGAAATTGTGGATGTGCTGAAAGCCGGGGGATTTGATCTTATCCTCGTGGAAACGGTGGGCGTCGGACAATCGGAGGTAGAGATTGCCGGACTTGCAGATAAAACGATTGTAGTACTTGTTCCCGAATCGGGGGATGAGATCCAGCAGATCAAATCGGGATTGATGGAGATTGCACAGGGCTTTGTGGTGAATAAGGCAGACCGGGAGGGGGCCGATACTTATGCGAACAACCTGAAAAAACTGGTCCACCATCAGCAAAATCAGATTCCTGTTTTTAAAACGGTGGCCGACAAAGCGCAGGGGATTGCCGAGTTATGTGAATGGTTGTTGCAGCCCGCGTTAAGGGATAATGAGCGTAAATCTTATTTGCTGACAGAAAAGGCTTTTAAAATTATACAGCATTACCGCATGGCAGATGTGGACCGTAAACAGTTGCATGGAAAAATCAGGGAGGCTTTGAAAGATCCTGGATTTAATATCTATCGTTTTACTGATAACTGGGTATAA
- the recG gene encoding ATP-dependent DNA helicase RecG translates to MFASTLDTTIEFLKGVGPRRAELLQKELGIFTYGQLLNYFPFRYIDRTRFYKVNELDPELPYVQILGRITAKEQIGEKHKKRIVAKLTDETGSIELVWFQSLKWVDEHIVKGKVYIVFGKPTVFNGSFSISHPDLENYPRPATVTGNLRLQPVYNSTEKLKKSFLDSKGIQKLQALLLEQHLHEVKETIPPYILQKYQMILRKEAILNIHFPKDVASLKKAESRLKFEELFFIQLQLLHNKQLRELKFKGHLFDKVGEGVNTFYREILPFKLTNAQKRVIKEIRLDTQRGIQMNRLVQGDVGSGKTVVALMSMLLASDNGYQACMMAPTEILARQHYESIISLLKDRLVKVAILTGSSTKKQRTQLHAALEAGEINILVGTHALIEDKVVFKSLGMVVIDEQHRFGVEQRARLWRKNAIPPHILVMTATPIPRTLAMTMYGDLDVSVIDELPAGRKPIETRHLYEGQRLRMFGFMKQEIAKGRQVYVVYPLIKESEKLDLLHLEAGIEQMGYQFPRPDYQISIVHGKMSNADKQYEMQQFINGKSQIMVATTVIEVGVNVPNASVMIIENAERFGLSQLHQLRGRVGRGAAQSFCILMSGNKLSADGKLRLETMVKTNNGFEISEIDLQLRGPGDITGTQQSGVLELKLADLAKDQLILQEARNTVIEVLAADPHLELPENSLLKTYLSKRRTGIAFDKIS, encoded by the coding sequence TTGTTTGCATCTACCTTAGATACGACTATAGAATTTTTAAAGGGCGTAGGGCCCAGGCGTGCAGAGCTTTTACAGAAGGAGCTAGGTATCTTTACCTATGGACAGCTGCTCAATTATTTCCCTTTCAGGTATATTGACAGGACAAGGTTTTATAAGGTCAATGAACTGGATCCTGAGCTCCCTTACGTGCAGATTTTGGGAAGAATTACCGCTAAGGAACAGATTGGGGAAAAACACAAAAAACGTATTGTAGCAAAACTGACGGATGAGACGGGCTCAATTGAACTGGTATGGTTCCAAAGTTTAAAATGGGTTGATGAGCACATCGTAAAAGGCAAGGTTTACATTGTATTTGGTAAGCCTACTGTTTTTAATGGAAGCTTTAGCATTTCACATCCTGATCTTGAAAACTATCCGCGACCGGCCACAGTTACAGGGAATTTAAGGCTGCAACCGGTTTATAATTCGACAGAGAAATTAAAGAAATCTTTTTTGGATAGCAAGGGCATCCAGAAACTTCAGGCCTTGTTACTGGAGCAACATCTTCATGAAGTTAAAGAAACCATACCTCCTTATATCCTTCAAAAATATCAGATGATTTTGAGGAAGGAAGCAATCTTAAACATTCATTTTCCCAAAGATGTGGCGAGCTTAAAAAAGGCAGAGAGCCGATTGAAATTTGAAGAATTGTTCTTTATCCAGTTGCAGTTGCTGCATAATAAGCAACTTAGGGAACTGAAATTTAAAGGGCACCTGTTTGATAAAGTTGGTGAAGGGGTGAATACATTTTACAGGGAAATACTTCCTTTTAAACTAACCAATGCACAGAAACGTGTAATCAAAGAAATCAGACTGGATACACAGCGTGGGATACAGATGAACAGACTGGTGCAGGGGGATGTAGGAAGCGGGAAAACTGTAGTAGCCCTGATGAGCATGCTGCTGGCCAGCGACAATGGTTATCAGGCCTGTATGATGGCCCCTACGGAGATTTTGGCCCGGCAGCATTATGAATCTATCATTTCCCTGTTAAAAGACCGTCTGGTTAAGGTGGCCATCCTTACAGGAAGTTCAACTAAGAAACAGAGAACACAACTACATGCGGCGCTTGAGGCTGGTGAAATTAATATACTGGTGGGCACACATGCCCTGATTGAGGATAAGGTGGTGTTTAAAAGTCTGGGAATGGTGGTGATTGATGAGCAACACCGTTTTGGAGTGGAGCAAAGGGCCAGGCTCTGGCGTAAAAATGCGATACCGCCACATATTCTGGTCATGACGGCTACCCCCATTCCGCGAACATTGGCCATGACGATGTATGGCGATCTGGATGTATCGGTAATTGATGAGCTGCCCGCCGGAAGAAAACCGATTGAAACCCGGCACCTGTATGAAGGACAACGGCTGAGGATGTTTGGTTTTATGAAGCAGGAGATCGCAAAAGGCAGGCAGGTATATGTGGTTTATCCATTGATCAAGGAAAGTGAAAAACTGGATCTGTTGCATTTGGAAGCTGGGATAGAGCAGATGGGCTACCAGTTCCCGCGTCCTGACTATCAGATCAGTATTGTGCATGGTAAAATGAGCAATGCTGATAAGCAGTATGAAATGCAGCAGTTTATAAACGGGAAAAGCCAGATTATGGTGGCTACTACCGTAATAGAAGTTGGGGTAAATGTTCCGAATGCATCGGTGATGATCATTGAGAATGCCGAACGTTTTGGGCTTTCGCAATTGCACCAGCTGAGAGGGCGTGTGGGCAGAGGTGCAGCACAGTCGTTCTGTATCCTGATGTCGGGAAATAAATTAAGTGCCGACGGGAAGCTGCGTCTGGAAACAATGGTTAAAACCAATAATGGTTTTGAAATATCAGAGATTGACCTGCAATTGCGCGGACCGGGCGACATTACCGGTACACAACAGAGTGGGGTACTGGAACTAAAGCTGGCCGATCTGGCCAAAGATCAGCTCATTTTACAGGAGGCCCGAAATACGGTTATTGAAGTACTTGCCGCAGACCCGCATCTGGAGTTGCCCGAAAACAGCTTGCTGAAAACCTATTTGTCAAAAAGAAGAACCGGCATTGCCTTCGATAAGATCTCCTGA
- a CDS encoding EamA family transporter codes for MQPSNFRYFFAGILSFAIWGFFSIPLRNLKAFPSEEILYYRIFTSVIFIWLAIFIFRKKQLRTDLVYFKSLKLKGKRNVLLQLVVSTLLLTGNWYTYIYAVNNVSLQSAAFAYMVCPLITAFGGFIILKEKLSGLKLISLGIALLSILLLATGSLVEVSWSVIIASLYAFYLIIQRKMQYLDKLNVLAVQIGLAVLLMLPLYLARHAGFPQSLWFWENITVIAVFFTIIPLFMSLYALIGIPSSTLGIIIYINPIIAFAIAIFYFGEQVNAHRLFGYTLLLASVLVFNWVIIKDILTFKIKKT; via the coding sequence TTGCAACCATCGAACTTTAGGTATTTTTTTGCGGGTATTCTGTCTTTTGCAATCTGGGGCTTTTTCTCTATCCCTTTACGAAACCTGAAAGCTTTTCCTTCGGAAGAAATTCTGTATTACCGTATTTTTACCTCAGTCATTTTCATTTGGCTGGCCATTTTTATCTTCAGAAAAAAACAGCTAAGGACTGATCTGGTCTATTTCAAATCTCTTAAATTAAAAGGAAAACGAAATGTTTTATTGCAGCTTGTTGTTTCCACTTTATTACTGACGGGGAATTGGTATACTTATATTTATGCAGTAAATAATGTCAGCCTGCAATCGGCTGCCTTTGCTTATATGGTTTGTCCGCTCATTACGGCCTTCGGCGGATTTATCATTTTAAAAGAAAAACTTTCAGGCTTAAAACTCATCTCGCTGGGAATTGCCTTACTAAGTATCCTGCTGCTGGCAACAGGTTCTTTGGTAGAGGTATCGTGGTCTGTAATCATTGCCTCGCTATATGCATTTTATCTGATTATACAACGTAAAATGCAGTACCTGGATAAACTAAATGTGCTTGCAGTTCAGATAGGCCTGGCTGTTTTGCTGATGCTGCCTTTGTATCTTGCCCGGCATGCCGGATTTCCGCAATCGTTGTGGTTTTGGGAAAATATTACGGTAATAGCTGTTTTCTTCACCATTATTCCGTTGTTCATGAGCCTTTATGCTTTAATTGGAATCCCCTCGTCAACACTGGGTATTATCATTTATATCAATCCAATTATCGCCTTTGCAATAGCTATTTTTTATTTTGGGGAGCAGGTTAATGCACATCGGCTGTTTGGTTATACATTGCTCCTGGCATCAGTATTGGTATTTAATTGGGTCATCATAAAAGATATTCTTACATTTAAGATAAAAAAAACATAG
- a CDS encoding ABC transporter ATP-binding protein has product MKDYFRLLAYARPIEKFAIPYVITTLLYILFNTLNLALLVPLLDTLFNSQAVVASAKAIHPVGVQDKDWWDIMARFREETNYYVTNYGPQGALKFVCIVIVISVLLSNVFKYFSNRIMEDLRVHTLLSLRKSVFNNVMNLHIGYFNSQRKGDIISKVSSDVQVVQFTVTNTLQVVFKEPVTLIVYIIFLFAISVKLTLFSLLVIPISGLIIAKIVKRLRQQATKAHETFATMLGYLDEALSGIKIVKAFNATEYVKERFHQENVNYSNITRKMVRRQQLASPVSEFLGVMMVAGIVYFGGSMVLTGQSSLTSSEFIAYIAIFSQVTRPAKALSDAFSAIHTGLAAGKRVLDLIDTRPEMVDKPDAIVLKSFEKAIKFADVSFAYGERRVLNHVNIEIPKGKTVALVGPSGGGKSTLMDLLPRFIEPQQGDIYIDDVSISNVNTNSLRGLMGFVNQESILFNDTIFNNIAFAKPDATLEEVTRAAKIANAHDFILDTENGYETFIGDRGIRLSGGQKQRICIARAVLGNPPIMLLDEATSALDTESEKLVQDALYKLMENRTSLIIAHRLSTIQNADLIIVLDKGTVVEQGAHNELMKNDGLYRRLIDMQTFEE; this is encoded by the coding sequence ATGAAAGACTATTTCAGATTATTAGCATATGCAAGGCCAATTGAAAAATTTGCTATCCCCTATGTCATCACCACCCTCTTGTATATCCTGTTTAATACATTAAACCTGGCTTTACTGGTTCCCCTATTAGATACCTTATTTAATAGTCAGGCCGTTGTAGCTAGTGCCAAAGCAATTCATCCGGTTGGCGTTCAAGATAAGGACTGGTGGGACATCATGGCCCGTTTCAGGGAAGAGACAAATTATTATGTCACCAACTACGGACCTCAGGGGGCCTTAAAGTTTGTGTGCATTGTCATTGTGATTTCGGTATTGCTCTCTAATGTCTTTAAATACTTTTCCAACAGGATCATGGAAGACCTTCGTGTCCATACTTTGTTAAGCTTAAGAAAATCTGTATTTAACAATGTGATGAACCTTCATATTGGTTATTTTAACAGCCAGCGTAAAGGTGATATCATCTCTAAAGTCTCCTCAGATGTACAGGTAGTGCAGTTTACGGTGACCAACACTTTACAGGTTGTATTTAAAGAACCCGTAACACTAATTGTATACATCATATTTCTTTTTGCCATTTCTGTAAAACTCACCTTGTTTTCATTACTTGTTATCCCCATATCAGGCCTCATTATAGCCAAAATCGTAAAACGTTTGCGGCAGCAGGCTACCAAAGCACACGAAACTTTTGCCACCATGCTGGGCTATCTGGATGAGGCCCTGTCGGGCATTAAGATCGTGAAAGCTTTTAATGCAACTGAATATGTAAAAGAGCGGTTTCATCAGGAGAATGTAAATTACTCCAACATTACCAGAAAAATGGTACGCAGACAGCAACTCGCCTCGCCGGTATCCGAATTTCTGGGTGTAATGATGGTGGCAGGGATTGTCTATTTTGGGGGGTCCATGGTATTAACAGGACAGTCTTCCCTAACCTCCTCCGAATTTATAGCCTATATCGCCATATTCTCGCAGGTTACACGTCCGGCAAAAGCACTATCTGATGCTTTTAGTGCCATACATACCGGACTCGCGGCGGGCAAACGTGTATTAGACCTCATCGATACCAGGCCCGAAATGGTAGATAAACCAGATGCCATTGTTTTAAAGTCTTTTGAAAAAGCCATTAAATTTGCCGATGTATCCTTTGCTTATGGCGAACGCAGGGTATTGAACCACGTGAACATAGAAATCCCTAAAGGTAAAACGGTTGCCCTTGTTGGCCCTTCCGGAGGCGGAAAATCTACCTTAATGGATCTGTTGCCGCGCTTTATTGAGCCCCAGCAAGGTGATATCTATATAGATGATGTCAGCATCAGCAACGTAAATACCAATTCTTTAAGAGGACTAATGGGCTTTGTTAACCAGGAATCGATCCTGTTTAATGATACCATTTTCAATAATATTGCTTTCGCGAAACCAGACGCTACTTTAGAAGAAGTTACCCGTGCAGCCAAAATTGCCAACGCGCACGATTTTATCCTCGATACGGAAAATGGTTATGAAACCTTTATAGGCGACCGCGGCATCCGCTTATCAGGCGGGCAAAAACAAAGGATCTGTATTGCCAGGGCCGTATTGGGCAATCCACCTATCATGCTTTTAGATGAAGCTACATCGGCATTGGATACGGAATCGGAAAAACTGGTACAGGATGCCCTCTACAAACTCATGGAAAACCGCACCTCTTTGATCATTGCACATCGCTTATCAACAATACAAAATGCAGATCTGATCATTGTTTTAGATAAAGGCACTGTGGTAGAACAGGGTGCTCATAACGAACTGATGAAAAATGACGGCCTGTACAGAAGGCTGATAGATATGCAGACCTTTGAAGAATAA
- a CDS encoding glycosyl transferase — MTLFFTIATTNYLPFAVSLIDSVKQQHPEFEVCICLTDYLTPDAIAKNKLMRKYPILQLHELQAEEFGFITQNYNPMQLANSSKILFARHFLDKKEIDQVIFGDSDMLFFGRLPENVINEHEIILTPHFSSPPPVEMKRQELEVLNAGLYNGGFFKLKKSAQVDAFINWHRERSVLDCIYDFKRGYYGEQLWLNFVPLYFKNAHVEQNTGLNVAYWNLHERTISQKEGIFMVNGTTPLSFFHFSGWDYNHPLNISKWTLFTPEMRPDVKPLLEEYHKVLKANEYEHYIKMPNYYTANNQSQKKSFFKKLKKKLFKK; from the coding sequence ATGACCTTATTTTTCACCATTGCGACAACCAATTACCTGCCCTTTGCCGTTTCGCTGATCGATTCTGTAAAACAGCAGCATCCAGAATTCGAGGTCTGCATTTGCCTTACAGATTACTTAACACCTGATGCCATAGCTAAAAATAAACTGATGCGTAAATATCCCATTCTTCAGCTGCATGAACTGCAGGCAGAAGAATTTGGCTTCATTACCCAAAACTATAACCCTATGCAACTGGCAAACAGTTCCAAAATATTGTTTGCGCGCCATTTTCTCGATAAAAAGGAAATCGATCAGGTGATATTTGGTGATTCCGACATGCTCTTCTTTGGCCGCCTGCCAGAAAACGTGATCAATGAACATGAAATTATCCTTACACCACACTTTTCATCTCCTCCCCCTGTTGAAATGAAAAGGCAGGAACTCGAAGTTTTAAATGCAGGGTTATACAATGGTGGTTTTTTCAAGTTGAAAAAATCGGCACAGGTTGATGCATTCATAAACTGGCACAGGGAAAGATCCGTGCTCGACTGCATTTATGATTTTAAAAGGGGCTACTATGGCGAGCAGCTGTGGCTAAACTTTGTTCCCCTGTATTTTAAAAATGCGCATGTCGAGCAAAATACAGGCTTAAATGTGGCCTACTGGAATTTACATGAAAGGACCATCTCACAAAAAGAAGGCATATTTATGGTAAACGGTACCACCCCGCTATCTTTCTTTCACTTTAGCGGCTGGGATTATAACCACCCGCTAAACATTTCTAAATGGACCTTATTTACCCCGGAAATGCGCCCGGATGTGAAACCTTTGCTGGAGGAATACCACAAAGTATTAAAGGCAAATGAATATGAACACTACATCAAAATGCCTAATTACTATACAGCCAACAACCAGTCACAAAAAAAATCATTTTTTAAAAAACTGAAAAAAAAGCTGTTTAAAAAATAA
- a CDS encoding glycosyltransferase, producing MKKILFFMPDNPLKKNAGNKIRALSFLDYFKSRGFQVHFVSEYYWGEWNETDIREFENSGLASQTWVLPRKAPKKNLLYYFFCYKLPNFFYQKKWGLFPLNFPELVSIRLKRAFNKILRQNQYDYIFINYASWSSLIENNPNLGKATTLLDTHDFLTAQHQEKYPIGASFQEEIRRLSLFDKVLAISVEEQYLFSQFCKTEIALAPMMIKKSEASPVPVAERKFDLIYVASKNPHNIEAANWFMTQVYPLLPKTINICIIGQVTAFIKGNYNNITLIPFATELDTCYHQAKIAICPMLSGTGTKIKVIEALSHHLPVVCNTRGVDGLINKTNNGCLVSDNPKEFSRHIITLLEQPEIYRQQSVYAKQAFESDYEQEARYQKLDQLFL from the coding sequence ATGAAAAAGATTTTGTTTTTCATGCCCGATAATCCTTTAAAAAAAAATGCCGGCAACAAAATCCGGGCATTAAGCTTCCTGGATTATTTTAAATCCAGGGGTTTTCAGGTCCACTTTGTAAGCGAGTACTACTGGGGGGAATGGAACGAAACGGACATCCGGGAATTTGAAAACAGCGGGCTCGCCAGTCAAACCTGGGTGCTGCCCAGAAAGGCTCCTAAAAAGAATCTGCTTTACTACTTCTTCTGTTACAAACTGCCTAATTTTTTCTATCAGAAAAAGTGGGGCTTGTTCCCGCTAAACTTTCCGGAGTTGGTTAGCATTCGCCTAAAACGGGCTTTCAATAAAATACTCCGGCAAAACCAATACGATTACATCTTCATCAACTATGCAAGCTGGTCATCCCTGATAGAAAATAACCCAAACCTCGGAAAAGCAACAACCCTATTAGACACCCACGATTTTTTAACTGCCCAGCATCAGGAAAAATATCCTATAGGTGCTTCCTTTCAGGAAGAGATCAGGAGGCTGTCCCTGTTTGATAAAGTACTGGCCATCTCTGTTGAAGAACAATATCTTTTCAGTCAGTTCTGTAAAACTGAAATCGCCCTGGCCCCAATGATGATCAAAAAGTCAGAGGCCAGTCCAGTTCCGGTAGCAGAACGGAAGTTCGATCTTATCTATGTGGCCAGTAAAAACCCGCATAACATAGAGGCCGCAAACTGGTTCATGACGCAAGTGTACCCTCTGCTTCCAAAAACTATAAACATCTGTATCATCGGACAGGTTACTGCTTTTATTAAAGGGAATTACAATAACATTACCCTTATCCCTTTTGCAACCGAGCTGGACACCTGCTATCATCAGGCAAAAATCGCGATATGTCCGATGCTTTCAGGTACGGGAACAAAAATTAAAGTGATTGAGGCCCTATCCCATCACCTGCCTGTAGTATGCAACACCAGGGGGGTAGACGGCCTGATCAATAAAACCAATAACGGCTGCCTGGTGAGCGATAATCCAAAAGAATTCAGCAGGCACATCATTACCCTGCTGGAACAACCTGAAATCTATCGGCAGCAGTCTGTTTATGCAAAACAGGCATTTGAATCAGATTACGAACAGGAAGCCCGTTATCAGAAACTAGACCAGCTATTTTTATGA
- a CDS encoding RidA family protein produces the protein MKKIINTTNAPAPIGPYNQAVIANGFLFLSGQVAINPATGELTQSSIVEETNQVMRNIKAVLLEAGYGFEDVVKTTIFLSDMGLFAEVNDVYGSYFETDFPARETVAVKGLPKGVNVEISMTAFKG, from the coding sequence ATGAAGAAGATTATCAATACCACAAATGCCCCGGCACCGATAGGCCCCTACAATCAGGCGGTAATTGCCAATGGTTTTTTGTTCCTGTCCGGCCAGGTCGCCATCAATCCTGCCACAGGAGAATTAACCCAGTCTTCTATTGTTGAAGAAACGAACCAGGTGATGAGGAATATCAAAGCGGTATTGCTGGAAGCTGGTTATGGCTTTGAAGATGTGGTTAAGACAACTATCTTTTTGTCAGACATGGGGCTGTTTGCTGAAGTGAATGATGTATATGGTTCTTATTTCGAAACTGATTTCCCTGCACGGGAAACCGTAGCCGTAAAAGGCCTTCCCAAAGGTGTGAACGTAGAAATTTCAATGACAGCATTTAAAGGCTAA
- a CDS encoding OmpA family protein, with translation MNYSTLKKGLAASFVALIGVTTLANAQDASTSSSSAKVFGGRGQYRTWSLGVNGGVLSPFVAIGGSNDFTNFDVNLGYGISLRKQLGHAFGLEGNVFRGKVSGTNKDAPGGAVNGIREFETELAYATDLRGVVNVATVDFLRRENSVNFFVTAGYGVAAYRTALNGADIKNLPENKGDNGDKKYIKEAYIPVGAGIKFKVSERVSFNLGYTMHFIDGDNFDGVYAKATSKDKFSYGYAGLEFSLGSKSKPNLDWVNPLALMYDELKDPSLRQEVEALKNRVSNIEKSVEDLKKDSDGDGVADQFDKCPGTPAGTAVDGSGCPLPKAPEPTVKDQSTLTGFETIQFEFNSSVLKTDSYPTLDKLSSVLRENGGKVTVKGYASSEGTAAYNLKLSKDRANSVKTYLVNSGVNASQVVTKGYGEANPIASNDTEEGRIQNRRVESSRN, from the coding sequence ATGAATTATTCTACTTTAAAAAAGGGTCTAGCAGCTTCTTTTGTAGCATTAATAGGAGTAACAACTCTTGCTAATGCTCAGGACGCTTCGACTTCTTCTTCTTCAGCCAAGGTATTTGGTGGAAGAGGTCAGTACAGGACGTGGTCTTTAGGTGTTAACGGTGGTGTTTTATCTCCATTTGTTGCTATCGGCGGATCAAACGACTTTACTAACTTCGACGTTAACTTAGGTTACGGTATCTCATTGAGAAAACAATTGGGTCATGCATTTGGCTTAGAAGGTAACGTTTTCCGTGGAAAAGTTTCCGGTACTAACAAAGATGCTCCAGGTGGTGCAGTAAATGGTATCAGAGAATTCGAAACTGAATTGGCTTATGCTACTGACTTAAGAGGTGTTGTTAATGTGGCAACTGTTGACTTTTTACGTCGCGAAAACTCAGTTAACTTCTTCGTAACTGCTGGTTATGGTGTTGCTGCTTACAGAACTGCATTAAACGGTGCTGACATCAAAAACTTACCAGAAAACAAAGGTGATAACGGAGACAAAAAATACATCAAAGAAGCTTATATCCCAGTTGGTGCTGGTATTAAATTCAAAGTTTCTGAGCGTGTATCATTTAACTTAGGTTATACCATGCACTTTATCGACGGAGATAACTTTGACGGAGTTTACGCTAAAGCAACTTCTAAAGATAAATTCTCTTACGGATATGCTGGTTTAGAATTCTCTTTAGGATCTAAATCTAAACCGAACCTGGATTGGGTTAACCCATTGGCTTTAATGTATGATGAATTGAAAGATCCTTCATTACGTCAGGAAGTTGAAGCTTTGAAAAACCGTGTGTCTAACATTGAAAAATCTGTTGAAGATTTGAAAAAAGACAGCGATGGTGACGGTGTAGCTGATCAGTTTGATAAATGCCCAGGTACTCCGGCTGGTACTGCTGTTGATGGTTCAGGATGTCCTCTACCTAAAGCACCAGAGCCTACTGTAAAAGACCAAAGCACTTTAACTGGTTTTGAAACTATCCAGTTTGAATTTAACTCTTCAGTTTTAAAAACTGATTCTTACCCTACTTTAGATAAATTATCTTCAGTATTGCGTGAAAACGGTGGTAAAGTAACTGTAAAAGGTTATGCTTCAAGCGAAGGTACTGCTGCATACAACCTGAAATTATCTAAAGACAGAGCAAATTCTGTTAAAACTTACTTAGTGAACTCTGGCGTTAATGCTAGTCAGGTTGTAACTAAAGGTTATGGTGAAGCTAATCCAATTGCTTCTAACGATACTGAAGAAGGTCGTATCCAAAACCGTCGTGTTGAATCATCTAGAAACTAA
- a CDS encoding glycosyltransferase family 10 domain-containing protein — protein MKLKSLFKFLGLQKPIPYTYLPDENHIEILNCWTNDAEKIWHYRRLKRQFSHLLTAENSLLISSVFGPKELIKKSKSRIKLFYTGENVMRYREYKDHCKHIADIAIGFDYIDHEHYQRFPYWMEHMFHSETDSQLIRTMISNFVNRDICKDEDKKFTSLVCSHDDGKIRTILFNSLSKIDQVDSGGKYMNNTPALKTVFNDDKGRFIGHYKFNICPENSNETGYVTEKVFEAIKNNTIPIYWGSNNNPEPDVLNKGAILFYNGPDSLAGLNKQVEELHRNPKLYQEFLSQPKFQPHAAEYIIHQFDSLESKIQRLLSKNL, from the coding sequence ATGAAATTAAAATCGCTGTTCAAATTCCTCGGACTCCAAAAACCAATACCCTATACTTATCTTCCTGATGAAAACCATATCGAGATCTTAAACTGCTGGACAAACGACGCAGAAAAGATCTGGCATTACAGACGTCTTAAACGTCAGTTCTCGCATCTGCTAACGGCAGAGAACTCCCTGCTCATCAGTTCAGTTTTCGGCCCAAAGGAACTGATCAAAAAAAGTAAGAGCCGTATCAAACTATTCTATACCGGAGAGAATGTCATGCGCTACCGGGAATACAAAGACCATTGCAAACACATTGCCGATATCGCCATAGGATTTGATTACATAGATCATGAACATTACCAACGCTTTCCCTACTGGATGGAACATATGTTCCATTCAGAAACCGATAGCCAGCTGATCCGGACCATGATATCAAATTTCGTGAACAGGGATATCTGCAAAGATGAAGACAAAAAGTTCACTTCCTTAGTCTGCAGCCACGACGATGGAAAAATCAGGACCATTCTGTTCAATAGCCTCAGTAAAATTGACCAGGTAGACAGCGGGGGCAAATACATGAACAACACTCCCGCGCTTAAAACAGTATTTAACGATGATAAAGGACGATTTATTGGCCATTATAAATTTAACATCTGTCCCGAAAACTCAAACGAAACTGGCTACGTAACCGAAAAAGTTTTTGAGGCCATAAAAAACAATACCATTCCCATTTATTGGGGCAGCAACAACAATCCCGAACCAGATGTACTCAATAAAGGTGCGATCCTGTTCTACAATGGCCCAGACAGCCTGGCCGGCCTAAATAAACAGGTAGAAGAACTGCACCGCAATCCAAAATTATACCAGGAGTTCCTCAGCCAGCCTAAGTTTCAACCACATGCTGCAGAATACATCATCCATCAGTTTGACAGCTTAGAGTCAAAAATTCAACGGCTGCTTAGCAAAAACCTTTAG
- a CDS encoding DUF6728 family protein: MYLFRKKDPNRPVNTNIKIMHIINATAIIVFIAGILWKLIDWFLLG, encoded by the coding sequence ATGTACCTATTCAGAAAAAAAGACCCGAACAGGCCGGTAAACACTAATATCAAAATTATGCACATCATTAATGCAACAGCCATTATTGTGTTTATTGCAGGTATTTTATGGAAGCTGATTGATTGGTTTCTTTTAGGCTGA